In Anopheles bellator chromosome 2, idAnoBellAS_SP24_06.2, whole genome shotgun sequence, the genomic stretch GCTCCACTTTGATATGCAGCTGATCCTGTACCGGTTTCATGATGCCGGCAATCAACGACACCAGATCTTGCCGTTTGATCATTTTAAGCTCAACCAACATACCCTCGCAGCAGGTCCGTCCACTGCACCACAGGGTGTACacactttcgctctctttgTTAAAGCTAAAGGTCGACccttccgtttctttcttgcCATCGTCACCGACCAGCACAAAATTGTCTTCCAGCAGCGTGCGATGTATCGCCAGCCACTGGTTAGCGATGGCAGAGTTTTTCTTGTTGCCTACCAGATAGTTGGCGAAATAGGCCAGCAGTCCGGCCAACATGAGCATCTCCATCCAGTACGAGTCCCAGTGCGTTCGGAAGTGGATCGGTACTTTCGGAATCGTTAACTTCGGTTCCGTCTGTTTCCCTACCGTGTCTCCCTGTCGCAGTTCATCCTGATCGCCGATTGTGCTGGAGAAACCCTCAAACTCCTCCTCGTCCTGGAAATGTTCGAACTCGTTGTCTTCGCTCTCCACGATTGCTTCGTCTTCATCGTCCCGATCGTCCTCGATTTCCATAAAGTCCTCATGGTCCTGCGTTGGGGCCGGACCTGCGGCAGGTTTTGGCTGATGCTTTGGCTGGCCGTTTCCAGCTCGTCCATCGCTTTGGCCACCGGTACCGGATGGCTGCGGGGCACCCGGCGCTTGCTGTGCTTCGTCAACTACAAACTCGTCTTCATCAAAGTCTTCGAATTCGGCAAAATCGCTCTCCTCAAAGTTGTCCGAGCCTTGGGCAATTATGGTTTGCGGTATCAGAAAAATCACTGCCACCGCGAGCAGTGGAAGCAGGAACCTCATGGTTGGGCCGGGCTGGTTTGGGGCATGAAAAGAGcgaaaatagttttcccgAAATAAATCCATCGTGCCCAGCTCCCCATGTTGAGGAACGAAAAAGGGACACGGAGTTTGTTCACAGAAACTCACCCTCAAATCAGTCAATTTCTGCTGCGTTCCAACAATTGCACGTTTAATTTTTCAGAAAAAGTGCATTGCACCCACCAATGAACTGATTTACCTCGAAAAATTCACACCAATTGGTCGTATTTTTAATGAGGTTTTAATGGTGTATTGATTTGCACACTGACAGCAACTCTTTCGCTAAATGGCAAAAACGTTCGTCTCAGGTAGGGGGTGCGTCTTTTGTGACCGCAATGTGCGTGAAGCGACTTACTGCGTCAGCGACATTGACCGTAAATTGACACATGCACAGTGCGTTTGTAGATATGAACTATCAAGTTATAAACCTAAAGTTGGCAAGCGATGGTGATGTTTCGTTTTAGACCACGTGACGTCAAGATAAGAAATACAGTGCAGCCATTGTGGTCCGGCactatttttcaaatttctaCTTGAACTGAATGTTGCATTGTTTATTTCTACGTCGTCGATAATAGCataacaatatttttttcatcttGCCACAATTATTTATTGCGGTGCGTTTATTTCGCGTTTAGCCCTGTCTCGGGGAAAAAACCTTGGGAGCACCCTGTGCAAAATTGATATTCttccgaaagcaaaacaaataccaaataCGATGACGTTCTAAAGAAGATTGTCAGTTGTGCAAAATTTTTCATAACATCTTCATCAATAACTAAGACCTTATTCATACCGTCTCTCGGAGTTGGTTGAatacaaaacggaaaaccacACTTCGTCTTTAAGTTAAAATGTACGTAACGAAGCTTCATGAGTGACAACGTACGCACGGTCGATAGTCGAACCAACGAATGGCATCGCAGTGATAGTGAAAAGGgataatttgaaacaaattcgGAAGGCAAAGAACGGCGAAGCTTTGTGTCGGAAAAGCCTCGAGCGAAACAGCTGGCAATGGGACCGATGTGGCCTTGGGTCTACGCGCTGTTGATAACCATCGGAATTGGAACTGCTGACTGTCGCCTGGATGAAGATTTGAACGATGACCACCGTGTTCCGGTAGCGGCGGAGCTATCCGGTATTGAGAAGTGCCCCGGTATGATGCGTTACATTTTCGACGGTTACGCGCCGATCGGTAAGTGGTGTTACGATGGGGCTGCTGCGAATGGTATTgcaattcttttttttaaaggaaatACCAACGCCGGAAACTACACGGAGAATTCCAAAGGAGTCACACTGGAACCGTGCGTTAGGGACTGTTGCGCGAAAGGGCCCAGCTGCAACACGGCTTTCATATTCAACCACACTTGCTACCACGTGAAATGCATCAGTAACGAGCTGTGCCTtccggcgaagaaagaaaatctcTCCTCGATGCCCCGAATGGTTCTGGTGAACCCGGTCGAAGACGGTACGGCCGGCAGTACCTGGTGGGAGTTGTTGAAGAAAGCACAAGAGAAGCGCCTGCTTGCCAGTGGGTCGCCCGTGGTCGGGGATGACGTACGGGAGGAAAACTTGCTGGACAAGCTGGCGGAATTCTACAACCTAGCGAACGGTGTGCAGCGGGTGCGTGATAGGGAGGACAAGTTCGACATGTCGCAAACGGGTGATCTCTACGGCGGGTCGGACTACGGTACGGGTGCGTTCGAAAAGTATGGCAGCAACTTTCTGCGCGACCAATACGACGAGGAGGCGGAAGAGAGTAAACTCTATACGGACACCCGGGTCCTCGGACCGATTCGTCCGTGTCAAACCGATGGTGCCTGTCCGCGCAATGAGCTGTGTGCGCGGGTCGTACCGAACCTACGGGAAGGCATTTGC encodes the following:
- the LOC131208413 gene encoding PAT complex subunit CCDC47 produces the protein MRFLLPLLAVAVIFLIPQTIIAQGSDNFEESDFAEFEDFDEDEFVVDEAQQAPGAPQPSGTGGQSDGRAGNGQPKHQPKPAAGPAPTQDHEDFMEIEDDRDDEDEAIVESEDNEFEHFQDEEEFEGFSSTIGDQDELRQGDTVGKQTEPKLTIPKVPIHFRTHWDSYWMEMLMLAGLLAYFANYLVGNKKNSAIANQWLAIHRTLLEDNFVLVGDDGKKETEGSTFSFNKESESVYTLWCSGRTCCEGMLVELKMIKRQDLVSLIAGIMKPVQDQLHIKVELSADASDNFVFCVATRKQATKMFKELNDLSKYCCLVSKAEDKYGVPGFSLLSEIPEASASVLDGRVVAALNKYSHLIDYVHVSDQFSGPIQQEDPNQLKRPDVKRIVSCGFNVPVKGDLEEMKPLLILVLYLMDRLRRFKLSKEGKAKSDKNRAMVEEEFMKNTHQARAEAAALRREEKRKAEKEKMLAEEDPEKQRRWEKKEQKRQLKKQAPKMKQLSIKAL